Proteins encoded in a region of the Natronorubrum halophilum genome:
- a CDS encoding replication factor A (Replication protein A protects and stabilize the intermediate ssDNA that is generated by the unwinding action of a DNA helicase at the replication fork. In addition, SSBs prevent the formation of secondary structures by single-stranded template DNA.) — translation MSDVRQHADDIHDQFSDHIDVSVDDVEERLTTLVDEYKVPIDEARRSVTNHYLEEADLEREDISRGGSEAVNVEDVDEPEQWIDLTAKVIELWDPRSDSVAQVGLLGDPTGTIKFTKWAKSDLPALEEGGVYELQNVVTDEYQGRYSVKLNSTTVIEELDEELEVGDDTSVIEGALVDMQSGSGLIKRCPKDDCTRVLQNGRCNEHGEVEGEFDLRIKAVVDDGIDAHEVIFDKEATEDLTGLSLEEAKEMAMDALDTTIVADEIMDDIVGTYYRIEGPTFGRYVLADDVEELDGPADAEELLIKARSM, via the coding sequence ATGAGCGACGTACGACAGCACGCGGACGACATACACGACCAGTTTTCAGACCACATCGACGTCTCCGTCGACGACGTCGAGGAGCGCCTGACAACGCTCGTCGACGAGTACAAGGTTCCCATCGACGAAGCGCGACGGAGCGTCACCAACCACTACCTGGAGGAAGCGGACCTAGAGCGCGAAGACATCTCGCGCGGCGGCAGCGAGGCCGTCAACGTCGAAGACGTCGACGAACCGGAGCAGTGGATCGACCTCACCGCGAAGGTCATCGAGCTCTGGGATCCCCGAAGCGACTCCGTCGCACAGGTCGGCCTGCTGGGCGACCCCACGGGAACGATCAAGTTCACCAAGTGGGCGAAATCCGACCTGCCCGCCCTCGAGGAAGGCGGCGTCTACGAACTCCAGAACGTCGTCACCGACGAGTACCAGGGCCGGTACTCGGTCAAACTCAACAGCACGACCGTCATCGAGGAACTCGACGAGGAGCTCGAGGTCGGCGACGACACGAGCGTGATCGAAGGCGCGCTCGTCGACATGCAAAGCGGCAGCGGGCTCATCAAGCGCTGCCCGAAGGACGACTGTACGCGCGTCCTCCAGAACGGCCGCTGTAACGAACACGGCGAGGTCGAAGGCGAGTTCGACCTCCGAATCAAGGCCGTCGTCGACGACGGCATCGACGCCCACGAGGTCATCTTCGACAAGGAGGCCACCGAGGACCTCACCGGGCTGAGTCTCGAGGAGGCAAAGGAGATGGCGATGGACGCGCTGGATACGACCATCGTCGCCGACGAGATCATGGACGATATCGTGGGCACCTACTACCGAATAGAGGGGCCGACCTTCGGCCGCTACGTGCTGGCCGACGACGTCGAGGAACTCGACGGGCCGGCCGATGCGGAGGAACTGCTGATCAAAGCGAGGTCGATGTGA
- a CDS encoding ribbon-helix-helix protein, CopG family produces the protein MGNKNKTISFRVNEDAFAALQDIAEERDISLSAVFRDYVDQLVEHDGQVAVVTEAELEARDGSTDGEEQTFPPTVEVPKRFIREHERLELEADHLREQLDEYKSYVNDLQDRLEEEEGEVLLLDELDNEDESYQLR, from the coding sequence ATGGGCAACAAGAACAAGACGATCTCGTTTCGTGTAAACGAGGACGCGTTCGCGGCGCTGCAGGATATCGCCGAGGAACGCGACATCTCGTTGTCCGCGGTCTTCCGGGACTACGTCGACCAACTCGTCGAACACGACGGGCAGGTCGCGGTCGTCACCGAGGCGGAACTCGAGGCGAGAGACGGGAGCACGGACGGCGAGGAGCAAACGTTCCCCCCGACCGTCGAGGTGCCAAAACGCTTCATCCGCGAACACGAGCGCCTCGAACTCGAGGCCGACCACCTCCGCGAGCAACTCGACGAGTACAAATCCTACGTGAACGACCTACAGGATCGACTCGAGGAGGAAGAAGGCGAGGTCCTGTTGCTCGACGAGTTGGACAACGAGGACGAATCGTACCAGCTTCGATAA
- a CDS encoding CDGSH iron-sulfur domain-containing protein: MTRLVELEATGPRKLDPTDIDDEKGDVAICQCGLSDSFPFCDGSHRHTEGEDSETTYVYEDGERRAVDRVVTADEG, encoded by the coding sequence ATGACACGACTCGTCGAACTCGAGGCAACCGGCCCGCGAAAACTGGACCCCACCGATATCGACGACGAGAAGGGCGACGTCGCGATCTGTCAGTGCGGTCTCTCGGACTCGTTCCCGTTCTGTGACGGGAGCCACCGCCACACCGAGGGCGAGGATTCTGAGACGACCTACGTTTACGAGGACGGCGAGCGCAGGGCAGTCGACCGCGTCGTTACGGCGGACGAGGGATAA
- a CDS encoding DUF5814 domain-containing protein, whose protein sequence is MAITDKIYVKNHRQLSSQLETNIPKGAFKGATLDMLFQGQGLEKLDDATRDRVLDFTQDFLDCGCDNNPYCGCPERKFLQYLLELRAQGLGPDAIVDVMTDDYMVYAYPGDVLSFLDNAVRTLEAAEGLAQVDGADEKYDEIRREKRNLSR, encoded by the coding sequence GTGGCCATCACCGACAAAATCTACGTCAAGAATCACCGCCAACTCAGCTCCCAACTCGAGACGAACATCCCGAAGGGTGCGTTCAAGGGAGCGACGCTCGACATGCTCTTTCAGGGCCAGGGGCTCGAGAAACTCGACGACGCGACGCGCGATCGCGTGCTCGATTTCACGCAGGACTTCCTCGACTGCGGCTGTGACAACAACCCCTACTGTGGCTGTCCGGAACGGAAGTTCCTCCAGTATCTCCTCGAACTCCGCGCGCAGGGGCTGGGGCCGGACGCGATCGTCGACGTGATGACCGACGACTACATGGTCTACGCTTACCCCGGCGACGTGCTCTCGTTTCTCGATAACGCCGTACGCACGCTCGAGGCGGCCGAGGGACTCGCCCAGGTCGACGGTGCAGACGAGAAGTACGACGAAATTCGGCGGGAAAAACGGAATCTCTCGAGATAA
- a CDS encoding enoyl-CoA hydratase/isomerase family protein, whose product MIDVDIDADRSVRTVMIDRPEARNALTVDGLESLEAAIEAADEPVIYLRGRGSAFCAGADLAAVGGLDGDRDRAVEFARLGQRVARTIEDSPAVVVAGIDGPARGGGLELALACDVRVGAPDSTYGEPGVTFGLFGAWGGTVRLPRAVGDGNALEFALSGRAVDAEEALRMGLISRIEDDPRDVAEEIASNAVDTLAVLKRRIRDDSERATQERREAQAFGDLVEAHADDIDALLE is encoded by the coding sequence ATGATCGATGTCGATATCGATGCCGACCGGTCCGTCCGCACCGTCATGATCGACCGCCCCGAGGCGCGAAACGCCCTGACCGTCGACGGGCTCGAGTCGCTCGAGGCGGCGATCGAGGCGGCCGACGAACCCGTGATCTATCTTCGCGGACGCGGCTCGGCGTTCTGTGCTGGCGCGGACCTCGCGGCGGTCGGCGGCCTCGACGGCGACCGCGACCGGGCCGTCGAGTTCGCCCGCCTGGGCCAGCGCGTCGCCCGGACCATCGAGGACTCGCCGGCGGTCGTCGTGGCCGGTATCGACGGTCCCGCGCGCGGCGGCGGTCTCGAACTCGCGCTCGCGTGTGACGTCCGCGTCGGCGCGCCCGACTCGACCTACGGCGAGCCCGGCGTGACGTTCGGGCTGTTCGGTGCCTGGGGCGGCACCGTCCGGCTGCCCCGCGCGGTCGGCGACGGAAACGCCCTCGAGTTCGCGCTCTCGGGCCGAGCCGTCGACGCCGAGGAGGCCCTGCGAATGGGTCTGATCTCGCGGATCGAGGACGACCCGCGAGACGTCGCCGAAGAGATCGCTTCGAACGCGGTCGACACCCTCGCCGTCCTGAAACGCCGGATCCGGGACGACAGCGAGCGCGCGACGCAGGAGCGACGGGAAGCGCAGGCCTTCGGCGACCTCGTCGAAGCCCACGCGGACGATATCGACGCGCTGCTCGAGTAG
- a CDS encoding DUF7114 family protein, with protein MEKADSCRRAASEAVADVEPPQLHDHIETTLEEASMLPGVLTIESAAATVDGSDGTAFEADRSTSRAQTGDHQRDRDTDRSRSSEREFDGIATQAAGVQLIYEGLRLTRALARDEPWAAMETDRDDTTASDLEILAADILVARGFYLLARTDAAGKAVRTVQAFGRDQSRHGAVADADESERESIDANLERDILELAVLTGAAAVGDAPSSRLLATADAIADAVGASFPPAGTYLVDPDPSRSGQSLEDHTTDRATSATDP; from the coding sequence ATGGAAAAAGCCGACAGCTGTCGGCGTGCCGCCTCCGAGGCCGTCGCGGACGTGGAACCACCGCAGCTACACGACCACATCGAAACCACCCTCGAGGAAGCGTCGATGCTTCCGGGCGTGCTCACCATCGAGAGCGCCGCAGCGACAGTCGACGGAAGCGACGGGACCGCATTCGAGGCCGACCGATCGACGAGCCGAGCGCAAACCGGGGACCACCAACGCGACCGCGACACGGATCGCAGCCGTTCCTCCGAGCGCGAATTCGACGGCATCGCCACGCAAGCAGCCGGTGTGCAGCTCATCTACGAGGGGCTGCGCCTGACGCGGGCGCTCGCCCGCGACGAACCGTGGGCGGCGATGGAGACCGATCGGGACGACACGACCGCCAGCGACCTCGAGATTCTCGCCGCCGATATCCTCGTCGCTCGCGGGTTCTACCTGCTCGCCCGCACCGACGCCGCGGGGAAAGCGGTCCGAACCGTGCAGGCGTTCGGACGGGATCAGAGCCGCCACGGTGCAGTCGCTGACGCCGACGAGTCCGAACGCGAGTCCATCGACGCCAACCTGGAACGAGACATCCTCGAACTCGCCGTCCTCACCGGAGCCGCCGCCGTGGGCGACGCCCCGAGTTCGCGGCTGCTCGCCACGGCCGACGCCATCGCTGACGCCGTCGGGGCCTCGTTCCCGCCGGCCGGGACGTATCTCGTCGACCCCGATCCGTCGCGCTCCGGGCAGTCACTCGAGGACCACACGACCGATCGAGCGACCTCCGCGACCGATCCCTGA
- a CDS encoding VOC family protein encodes MVDSDSTHRDDGRARLVGINHVACEVGDIDAALEFYESLFAFDLRSRSDTHAFLDMGDQFIALAETDAAGDEIDDARHFGLVVDDTDRVSERLETLEIDRLDEPGIEIRDPWGNRVQIVDYAEIQFAKADHVLEGMGLGDLDKTDDALAELAAKGVAPDSE; translated from the coding sequence ATGGTCGACTCGGATAGCACCCACAGAGACGACGGACGCGCCAGGCTCGTCGGTATCAATCACGTCGCTTGCGAGGTCGGCGATATCGACGCCGCACTCGAGTTCTACGAGTCGCTGTTCGCGTTCGACCTCCGGAGTCGGAGCGATACGCACGCGTTTCTCGATATGGGCGACCAGTTCATCGCGCTCGCGGAAACCGATGCGGCTGGCGACGAGATCGACGACGCTCGCCACTTCGGTCTCGTCGTCGACGATACAGATCGCGTGTCCGAGCGCCTCGAGACGCTCGAAATCGACCGGCTCGATGAACCGGGGATCGAGATCCGTGATCCGTGGGGGAATCGCGTTCAGATCGTCGACTACGCGGAGATCCAGTTCGCGAAGGCGGATCACGTTCTCGAGGGGATGGGTCTTGGAGACCTCGACAAAACCGACGACGCGCTCGCGGAACTCGCGGCGAAAGGGGTAGCACCCGATTCCGAGTGA
- a CDS encoding GNAT family N-acetyltransferase, with protein MPETVFLAGDRVDLRPIEEDDLEFLQREINDPRVWRAIGGSRPINRAQEQDFFENVVCDDDTVNLLVVADSTPVGTIGFNSIEWESRRAEIGYWIAPAYHERGYGSDATERLVTYGFDQFGLHKLTARVFEFNEASQRLLESVGFTREGVHRDEAFVDGEYHDTYWYGVLEDEWRSETESE; from the coding sequence ATGCCCGAGACGGTATTTCTCGCCGGTGATCGCGTCGATCTTCGACCGATCGAGGAGGACGACCTCGAGTTCTTGCAACGAGAGATCAACGATCCGCGCGTCTGGCGGGCGATCGGTGGCTCGAGGCCGATCAACCGAGCGCAGGAACAGGACTTTTTCGAGAACGTCGTCTGCGACGACGACACGGTGAACCTGCTCGTCGTCGCCGATTCGACGCCGGTCGGAACGATCGGCTTCAACTCGATCGAGTGGGAGTCCCGGCGCGCGGAGATCGGCTACTGGATCGCCCCAGCGTACCACGAACGGGGATACGGAAGCGACGCGACCGAGCGTCTCGTCACCTACGGCTTCGACCAGTTCGGTCTGCACAAGCTCACGGCTCGCGTCTTCGAGTTCAACGAGGCCTCGCAGCGACTGCTCGAGTCGGTCGGATTCACGCGGGAAGGCGTCCACCGAGACGAGGCGTTCGTCGACGGCGAGTACCACGACACCTACTGGTACGGCGTCCTCGAGGACGAGTGGCGCTCGGAGACGGAATCGGAATAG
- a CDS encoding NAD+ synthase has protein sequence MPTLDLRFSEGELEQRREHITDFIRERVDTAGAEGAVLGLSGGIDSTLTAELAVEALGAENVHGLVLPATVSSGGNMSDAERVAQDLEIGYDVIEIEPVIDSLLAAYPEAEEDREAVGNARARVRAVLNYLVANHEQRLVLGTGNRSEAAVGYFTKYGDGAVDCHPIGNLYKAQVRQLARHVGVPEDLAAKTATAELWADQTDEDEMGVSYETLDSILATHVDGPLSVAATCRLLEVDAETVEKVRGMYERSEHKRRVPPAPEPPN, from the coding sequence ATGCCTACGCTCGACCTTCGCTTCTCGGAAGGGGAACTGGAACAACGACGCGAACACATTACGGACTTTATCCGCGAGCGGGTCGATACCGCGGGAGCGGAGGGTGCCGTCCTCGGCCTTTCCGGCGGCATCGATAGCACGCTCACCGCCGAGCTCGCCGTCGAGGCGCTCGGCGCGGAGAACGTCCACGGGCTCGTCCTGCCCGCGACCGTCAGCAGCGGCGGGAACATGAGCGACGCCGAACGGGTCGCCCAGGACCTCGAGATCGGGTACGACGTCATCGAAATCGAACCGGTCATCGACTCGCTGCTGGCGGCCTACCCCGAAGCCGAGGAGGACCGCGAGGCCGTCGGCAACGCTCGAGCGCGCGTCCGGGCCGTCCTGAACTACCTCGTGGCGAACCACGAACAGCGACTGGTGCTGGGAACCGGCAACCGCAGCGAGGCCGCCGTCGGCTACTTCACCAAGTACGGCGACGGAGCCGTTGACTGTCACCCGATCGGCAACCTCTACAAGGCGCAGGTTCGACAGCTCGCTCGCCACGTCGGCGTTCCGGAGGATCTCGCCGCGAAAACCGCCACGGCGGAGCTGTGGGCCGACCAGACCGACGAGGACGAGATGGGCGTCAGCTACGAGACGCTCGACTCGATACTCGCGACGCACGTCGACGGCCCGCTGTCAGTCGCCGCGACCTGCCGGCTGCTCGAGGTCGACGCGGAGACGGTCGAGAAGGTCCGCGGCATGTACGAGCGCAGCGAGCACAAACGACGGGTGCCGCCGGCGCCCGAGCCGCCGAACTGA
- a CDS encoding NAD-dependent epimerase/dehydratase family protein: protein MTELSTPEFDHDVSTAVVTGALGDVGSWVVDRLADGGVHVVGIDRERPEGVRANAEFRAVDLTEQAATWETIREVDPDAIVHLAAISDPLVNPATRVFENNVTSTYNVFQAAGRTGTDVVWSSSQAAYGALFAETDWTPDYLPIDEEHDRRPEDSYGLSKVCSEEIARTTARRYDVTVTTVRPATVFTPDNARARPTEDGTDLTDEASGGNFGSYVDVRDVARMVEAALGADHNGHEAVCCVADENYLGRPTRELVEAVCGERPDDASLEGKQSALSNAKAAELLGWTPEYSWHDEDAADASGPNWL from the coding sequence ATGACCGAGCTATCGACGCCGGAGTTCGATCACGACGTCAGTACCGCAGTCGTCACGGGTGCCCTCGGAGACGTCGGTTCGTGGGTCGTCGACCGACTCGCGGATGGCGGCGTCCACGTCGTTGGCATCGATCGCGAGCGTCCCGAGGGAGTACGCGCGAACGCTGAGTTCCGTGCCGTCGACCTGACCGAACAGGCCGCCACGTGGGAGACAATTCGCGAGGTCGATCCCGACGCGATCGTCCACCTGGCGGCGATCTCAGACCCGCTCGTGAACCCGGCGACGCGGGTCTTCGAGAACAACGTTACGAGCACGTACAACGTGTTCCAGGCGGCCGGGCGCACGGGAACCGACGTCGTCTGGTCGTCCTCACAGGCGGCCTACGGCGCGCTGTTCGCGGAGACGGACTGGACGCCGGACTACCTGCCGATCGACGAGGAACACGACCGCCGTCCGGAGGATTCCTACGGGCTGTCGAAGGTCTGTAGCGAGGAGATCGCACGGACGACCGCTCGGCGATACGATGTGACCGTTACCACCGTTCGGCCGGCGACGGTGTTCACGCCGGACAACGCTCGAGCGCGCCCGACCGAGGACGGAACGGATCTCACGGACGAGGCGTCCGGCGGAAACTTCGGCTCCTACGTGGACGTGCGCGACGTTGCCCGGATGGTCGAAGCGGCGCTCGGAGCCGATCACAACGGCCACGAAGCGGTCTGTTGCGTCGCCGACGAGAACTACCTCGGACGGCCGACGAGAGAACTCGTCGAGGCTGTCTGTGGCGAACGTCCCGACGACGCCTCCCTCGAGGGCAAGCAGTCCGCGCTCTCGAACGCGAAAGCCGCTGAGCTACTCGGGTGGACGCCCGAATACTCGTGGCACGACGAGGATGCGGCGGACGCGTCTGGGCCGAACTGGTTGTGA
- a CDS encoding lysylphosphatidylglycerol synthase transmembrane domain-containing protein has product MDTTGVRVTTVAVGFVVAFGVILLVLSAVGVRATASAVATANSIGLIAVLAAVVLWAGAWTYTFSIVLHILDVDHGPIGAVLMFGDVLFANSVAPSTYLGGEPLAAFFLTRHTGRDYETSFATVSSVDLLNYAPMLPLAGIGVVYITVTAALGRRVEFALLAVVAVFGFILGGIVLGWQYRRRAIVGTARLFGGLSTRVSAVVPGIRAVSVDRLYDRLELFVEEVERVTADRRNLKRALVSSTAGWLCLSLALWLAVYAVGYKIPPEIALFIVPLGATTNVLPLPGGLGTVESVFILLLVATAGVPAVEAAAATLLYRAATYWLPLFFGVGTVAVSYSPWLERPRDRS; this is encoded by the coding sequence ATGGATACTACTGGCGTTCGCGTGACGACCGTCGCGGTCGGGTTCGTCGTCGCTTTCGGCGTGATTCTTCTCGTTCTCTCCGCCGTCGGCGTTCGAGCGACAGCGTCCGCCGTCGCGACCGCAAACAGCATCGGCCTGATCGCGGTCCTCGCGGCCGTCGTGCTCTGGGCCGGCGCGTGGACGTACACGTTCTCGATCGTCTTGCACATTCTCGACGTCGACCACGGCCCGATCGGTGCGGTCCTCATGTTCGGCGACGTGCTCTTTGCCAACAGCGTCGCCCCGTCGACGTATCTGGGCGGCGAACCCCTCGCCGCGTTCTTTCTGACTCGTCACACCGGCCGCGACTACGAGACCAGTTTCGCGACGGTCTCGAGCGTCGATCTGTTGAATTACGCCCCCATGCTACCACTGGCCGGGATCGGCGTCGTCTACATCACCGTGACCGCGGCGCTCGGTCGACGAGTCGAATTCGCACTCCTGGCGGTGGTCGCCGTGTTCGGGTTCATTCTCGGCGGGATCGTTCTGGGATGGCAGTATCGGCGGCGGGCGATAGTCGGCACCGCTCGTCTCTTCGGCGGCCTCTCGACTCGAGTGAGCGCGGTCGTGCCCGGTATTCGGGCGGTTTCGGTCGATCGATTATACGACCGCCTCGAGCTGTTCGTCGAAGAAGTCGAACGGGTGACCGCCGACCGACGCAATCTAAAGCGCGCACTCGTCTCCTCGACGGCGGGCTGGCTCTGTCTCTCGCTCGCGCTCTGGCTCGCCGTCTACGCGGTCGGGTACAAGATCCCGCCGGAAATCGCGCTGTTCATCGTCCCGCTCGGCGCGACGACGAACGTGCTTCCTCTCCCGGGCGGACTCGGCACCGTCGAGTCGGTGTTCATCCTGTTGCTCGTCGCCACCGCCGGCGTTCCCGCCGTCGAAGCGGCGGCCGCGACGCTGCTCTACCGTGCGGCGACGTACTGGCTCCCGCTGTTTTTCGGCGTCGGAACCGTCGCGGTCTCGTACTCGCCGTGGCTCGAGCGACCACGGGACCGTTCGTAG
- a CDS encoding DUF7091 family protein: MADRRRLERFLRSKLQQAGEQYEQVRGSTDEQLAEAREAYRVAKNARGIPSDEAGRAKIVCRRYAEQRAAMLDEQYRPACYEAGHPDCEGCAEDVREGRIETW; encoded by the coding sequence ATGGCGGACCGTCGTCGTCTCGAGCGGTTCCTTCGCTCGAAGCTCCAGCAAGCCGGCGAGCAGTACGAACAGGTTCGCGGATCGACGGACGAGCAACTCGCGGAGGCTCGCGAGGCCTACCGGGTGGCGAAAAACGCCCGTGGGATCCCCTCGGACGAGGCGGGACGGGCGAAGATCGTCTGTCGCCGCTACGCCGAACAGCGAGCGGCGATGCTCGACGAGCAGTACCGGCCGGCCTGTTACGAGGCGGGCCATCCCGACTGCGAGGGCTGTGCGGAGGACGTTCGCGAGGGCCGGATCGAAACGTGGTGA
- a CDS encoding DUF7521 family protein, producing the protein MSFHDAGTSIAIILTVVKTLILLVGGVITFFAYKAYRRTRQRALGYLAAGFGLVTLGLVLAGLLYELLEVPLMTGILLESLLMLAGFLIIAYSLYVS; encoded by the coding sequence ATGAGTTTCCACGATGCAGGAACGTCGATCGCGATCATCCTTACCGTCGTCAAGACGCTGATCCTGCTCGTGGGCGGCGTTATCACGTTCTTCGCGTACAAGGCCTACCGTCGGACCCGTCAGCGCGCGCTCGGCTATCTCGCTGCCGGATTCGGCCTCGTCACCCTCGGACTGGTGCTCGCCGGCTTGCTCTACGAACTGCTCGAGGTCCCGCTGATGACGGGCATTCTTCTCGAGAGTCTGCTCATGCTCGCCGGCTTTCTCATCATCGCCTACTCGCTGTACGTCTCGTAG
- a CDS encoding RPA family protein: protein MSQSELTREVARRVFASEFNDSTYTFKESDDERAPNYALLPTGDRANRAFIVGTLTETEDVGDESEYWRGRVVDPTGTFFVYAGQYQPEAAAVLRDTEPPAYVSIVGKPRTYETEDGTVNVSVRPESISIVDAATRDRWVVETAERTLDRIEAFEAWEAEQEAPESGSTAPTNEYAQMARERYDSPVINYRNDVIQALESLEDIESDDAEATV, encoded by the coding sequence ATGAGCCAGTCAGAACTCACCCGCGAAGTCGCCCGACGCGTCTTCGCATCCGAATTCAACGATTCGACGTACACCTTCAAAGAGAGCGACGACGAGCGCGCGCCGAACTACGCGCTCCTCCCGACCGGCGACCGCGCGAACCGCGCGTTCATCGTCGGAACCCTCACCGAGACCGAAGACGTCGGCGACGAAAGCGAGTACTGGCGCGGCCGGGTCGTCGATCCGACCGGGACGTTCTTCGTCTACGCCGGTCAGTACCAGCCCGAGGCGGCCGCCGTTCTCCGGGACACGGAGCCGCCGGCCTACGTCTCGATCGTGGGCAAACCCCGAACCTACGAGACCGAAGACGGTACCGTCAACGTCTCCGTCCGGCCGGAGTCGATTTCGATCGTCGACGCCGCTACCCGCGACCGCTGGGTCGTCGAAACCGCAGAACGGACGCTCGACCGCATCGAAGCGTTCGAGGCGTGGGAAGCCGAACAGGAGGCACCCGAAAGCGGCTCGACGGCACCCACGAACGAGTACGCCCAGATGGCTCGCGAGCGCTACGACTCGCCCGTCATCAACTACCGCAACGACGTGATTCAGGCCCTCGAGAGCCTCGAGGATATCGAGAGCGACGACGCCGAAGCGACGGTCTGA
- a CDS encoding transcription initiation factor IIB codes for MASSTRQRQRDSETDEKTQESGGERVCSECDSGTLIKSEDQGELVCDHCGLIVEGTNIDRGPEWRAFNHSERQNKSRVGAPTTQTMHDKGLTTSIDWKNQDAYGRSLSSDKRNQMRRLRKWQERIRTKDAGERNLQFALSETDRMASSLGIPRSVREVACVMYRRALDEDLIRGRSIEGVATSTLYAACRMEGIPRSLEEVAAVSRVERKEIGRTYRYVAQELGLEMKPVNPTQYVPRFCSELELSEEVQVKANEIIETTTEKGLLSGKSPTGYAAAAIYAASLLCNEKKTQREVANVAQVTEVTIRNRYQEQIEAMGIYE; via the coding sequence ATGGCTAGTTCCACCCGCCAGCGCCAGCGTGATTCTGAAACGGACGAAAAAACGCAGGAATCAGGGGGTGAGCGGGTATGCAGTGAGTGTGACAGCGGAACACTCATCAAAAGCGAGGATCAGGGAGAACTCGTCTGTGACCACTGTGGACTGATCGTCGAAGGAACGAACATCGATCGCGGCCCGGAGTGGCGCGCGTTCAACCACTCCGAACGACAGAACAAGTCTCGCGTCGGCGCGCCGACGACGCAGACGATGCACGACAAGGGGTTGACGACCTCGATCGACTGGAAAAACCAGGACGCGTACGGACGGTCGCTCTCCTCGGACAAACGCAATCAGATGCGCCGACTGCGCAAGTGGCAAGAGCGGATCCGAACGAAAGACGCCGGCGAGCGGAACTTGCAGTTCGCCCTTTCGGAAACCGACCGGATGGCCTCCTCGCTCGGCATCCCCCGGTCCGTCCGCGAGGTCGCCTGCGTGATGTACCGACGGGCGCTGGACGAGGACCTCATCCGCGGCCGCTCGATCGAGGGCGTCGCGACCAGCACCCTCTACGCCGCCTGTCGCATGGAGGGGATTCCCCGATCGCTCGAGGAGGTCGCCGCCGTCTCCCGGGTCGAGCGCAAGGAGATCGGTCGGACGTATCGGTACGTCGCCCAGGAACTCGGCCTCGAGATGAAACCGGTCAACCCGACGCAGTACGTGCCGCGCTTTTGTTCCGAACTCGAGCTTTCCGAAGAGGTGCAGGTGAAAGCCAACGAGATCATCGAGACGACGACCGAGAAGGGACTCCTGTCGGGGAAGTCGCCCACCGGCTACGCCGCCGCCGCGATCTACGCCGCGTCCTTGCTCTGTAACGAGAAGAAGACCCAGCGCGAGGTCGCCAACGTCGCCCAGGTGACCGAAGTCACGATCCGAAACCGGTATCAGGAGCAGATCGAAGCGATGGGCATCTACGAGTAA